The following coding sequences lie in one Nakaseomyces glabratus chromosome K, complete sequence genomic window:
- the CDC21 gene encoding thymidylate synthase (CAGL0K05467g~Putative thymidylate synthase) yields the protein MTVTNLEEKQYLDLCERIIKEGEFRPDRTGTGCTDAKKLSDQGVKIWEGNGSREYLDKMGFVDRREGDLGPVYGFQWRHFGAEYKTCEDDYTGQGVDQLKEVIHKLKTNPYDRRIIMSAWNPPDFPKMALPPCHVFSQFYVNFPKDGKPQLSCLLYQRSCDMGLGVPFNIASYALLTKMIAHVCDMEPGEFIHTLGDAHVYKDHVDALKEQISRTPRDFPKLRINRKVSDIDDFKFEDFVLEEYDPHPRIQMNMSV from the exons ATGACAGTTACAAACTTAGAAGAGAAACAATACTTAGATTTGTGTGAGAGAATTATAAAAGAGGGTGAATTTAGACCAGACAGAACAGGTACAG GCTGTACTGACGCTAAGAAACTATCCGATCAAGGTGTTAAAATATGGGAAGGAAATGGGTCCCGTGAATACTTGGACAAGATGGGTTTTGTTGACAGAAGAGAAGGTGATCTAGGTCCAGTCTATGGTTTCCAATGGAGACATTTTGGTGCTGAATACAAGACCTGTGAAGATGACTACACAGGTCAAGGTGTTGATCAACTGAAAGAAGTTATCCACAAGTTGAAGACAAATCCATACGACAGAAGAATAATCATGAGTGCGTGGAACCCACCTGATTTTCCTAAAATGGCATTGCCTCCATGTCATGTTTTTTCCCAATTTTACGTTAACTTTCCAAAGGATGGCAAGCCACAACTTTCTTGCCTGTTATACCAGAGATCTTGTGATATGGGCCTTGGTGTTCCTTTCAATATTGCATCTTATGCACTATTAACAAAAATGATTGCACATGTTTGTGATATGGAACCAGGTGAATTTATTCACACATTAGGTGATGCCCATGTATATAAGGACCACGTTGATGCATTGAAGGAACAAATATCAAGAACTCCAAGAGACTTCCCAAAACTGAGGATAAATAGGAAGGTATCTGACATTGATGACTTTAAATTTGAGGATTTTGTGTTAGAGGAATACGATCCACATCCAAGAATTCAAATGAATATGAGTGTTTAA
- the UFE1 gene encoding Ufe1p (CAGL0K05489g~Ortholog(s) have SNAP receptor activity, role in endoplasmic reticulum membrane fusion, retrograde vesicle-mediated transport, Golgi to ER and SNARE complex, endoplasmic reticulum localization): MSNLTPLFRQYVSIIADESTGLQEAQSETKSSLNEIVTRDSFLKECRSLAKFLFELNTVLKSVCEEYMNDFSMTEAEKDNFDAEARLQLQEYVKKLKHLEQYEKGRRKLIDEQIRKISGSLNFFKYNNRNIDKRDFISYQNFNNDFRSGVLRSLNLWLKYVSSEFSNMQQERLASQRKFQQSLSFSQPSQEVDLNNHSEVDLTESISLTVSQSQPVEHIQDEIKQYEETISQLTQEQLQVLETEHEELINQKNEQLKKVGLINKTIMEIVGVQSELAAHLQVQSQNINSMLDNQDIIETNITKGNKELKKAQRAAGKTAKLTTYIAVIIGILILLLDYIS; this comes from the coding sequence ATGTCTAACTTAACACCATTGTTTAGGCAATATGTTAGTATAATTGCTGATGAGTCTACTGGGCTTCAAGAAGCTCAGAGTGAGACTAAGTCCAGTTTGAATGAAATAGTTACAAGGGACTCATTTCTGAAGGAATGTCGAAGCCTTgcaaaatttcttttcgaGTTGAATACAGTTTTAAAAAGTGTGTGTGAGGAATATATGAACGATTTCAGCATGACTGAAGCAGAGAAGGATAACTTTGATGCCGAGGCCAGACTGCAATTGCAGGAATAtgtgaagaaattgaagcaTCTGGAGCAATACGAAAAAGGTAGACGGAAACTCATAGATGAACAGATCAGGAAGATTAGTGGctcattgaatttttttaaatacAATAACAGAAATATTGATAAGAGAGACTTTATTAGTTATCAAAACTTCAATAACGACTTTAGGAGTGGTGTGCTACGATCCCTCAATTTGTGGTTGAAATACGTCTCCTCTGAATTTAGCAACATGCAACAGGAAAGACTAGCATCACAACGTAAATTTCAACAATCTTTATCGTTTTCTCAACCATCTCAAGAAGTAGATCTGAACAATCATTCTGAGGTCGACTTAACAGAATCCATCTCATTGACAGTATCACAAAGCCAACCAGTAGAGCATATCCAAGATGAAATTAAACAATATGAAGAAACCATTTCTCAACTTACCCAGGAACAATTACAAGTACTAGAGACAGAGCATGAAGAGCTTATTAACCAGAAAAAcgaacaattgaaaaaggttggtttaattaataaaacaattatGGAAATAGTTGGTGTCCAAAGTGAATTAGCTGCTCACCTTCAAGTTCAATCCCAGAACATTAATTCAATGTTAGATAATCAAGATATCATTGAaactaatattacaaaaGGTAATAAAGAGTTAAAGAAAGCACAGCGTGCTGCCGGAAAGACAGCAAAATTGACGACCTATATAGCAGTCATTATTGGCATATTGATTTTGTTACTTGATTATATAAGTTAG
- the SKI7 gene encoding Ski7p (CAGL0K05511g~Ortholog(s) have GTP binding, protein binding, bridging activity): MSRLEELARQRRLKKAGSESSESSKNYEGTSKSASLLEKLRNRKKTASESPHNSEANTEIANHGSQAALNQTSGKVRSTPIKTSSSSTLGSKLRELRSRKKVEEAKQKESVDVTPEIDSLPNGQSNKQSRDQLKQQYLVEMAEFKALQGRLNINIDSSKTIRRLSGHSKFLVNSRNKVHKLYKQKRDMLLTVFYPARNKSARKKSIEGFHKPSPDDIVLAAQEQVFQAVTENVAQLSIKPIKIKERVSKRFTDNMTDQTKVQKQQLTVEDFINDRNATSFQVPMFGLPGSGKSTILGQLSFHLGLTTREDIRVIKTDMERMHFRRIDKLDTRLLTTSPFCWVVDETTEERQFGHSNNIKPLHIKYNDTDIIINEVPGSFDLCSTIETKRYVGNSVIIVVSAELGDYEANFDMKKRLIEKLIYCNGVGVRRILTIINKMDLIDWDMDRYTVMKHELELIYQQVGIDILKCDFIGTSAITGEALTNDGDNRKRMFTKGSFSSLLNVLLSYKLQFKKEVLESSLVNSQEQTLLDSEKLIAIQTGNKHEQQLSVPFYIERGLILKGQKLKINRTGLEVVVKSIKESLRKKKSVNVAVVGQSVDLLFEPSEAITSSNINNILTSCNSPKLIETSEFNMKMWSLKNCSKQLDFNNILIFCVGRFLNICISNVEQTENNEKLNNFQYIFCRACLKSSENMLAFEPGYESAKSFVLFFENRAIGFGELLLNDRSF, from the coding sequence ATGTCAAGATTGGAAGAATTGGCCCGACAGCGAAGGTTAAAGAAAGCTGGTAGTGAGTCTAGTGAATCTTCAAAGAATTATGAAGGAACCAGCAAAAGTGCAAGTCTATTGGAAAAATTACGgaacagaaagaaaacagcTTCCGAAAGTCCACATAACTCAGAGGCAAATACTGAAATAGCGAATCATGGATCACAAGCGGCGTTGAATCAAACCAGTGGTAAGGTTAGAAGCACACCCATAAAAACATCTAGCAGCTCTACATTAGGATCAAAATTGAGAGAACTTAGGAGCAGAAAGAAAGTAGAGGAAGCTAAACAAAAAGAATCTGTTGATGTGACACCTGAAATAGATAGTTTACCAAACGGGCAATCAAATAAGCAATCGCGGGATCAACTGAAACAGCAATATTTAGTTGAGATGGCAGAGTTCAAAGCTCTTCAGGGGCGGttgaatataaatatagaCTCGAGCAAGACGATACGAAGACTGAGTGGCCATTCTAAATTTCTCGTTAATTCACGAAACAAAGTTCACAAACTTTACAAACAGAAGAGAGATATGTTATTAACTGTATTTTATCCAGCCAGAAATAAGTCTGCCAGAAAAAAGAGTATTGAAGGCTTCCATAAACCCAGTCCGGATGATATTGTTCTAGCCGCTCAAGAGCAAGTATTCCAAGCGGTGACTGAAAATGTTGCACAATTATCCATAAAACCcataaaaatcaaagaaagagtAAGTAAACGATTCACTGATAATATGACTGATCAGACTAAGGTGCAGAAACAGCAACTTACGGTAGAAGATTTTATTAATGATCGTAATGCTACTTCATTTCAAGTACCGATGTTCGGACTACCAGGTAGTGGTAAATCTACCATTTTAGGACAATTATCATTTCACCTAGGACTAACAACACGAGAGGACATTAGAGTTATCAAGACAGACATGGAACGTATGCACTTTCGAAGGATTGATAAGTTGGATACCAGATTGCTGACAACTTCACCTTTTTGTTGGGTTGTTGATGAAACGACAGAGGAAAGGCAGTTTGGACATTCCAACAATATCAAACCTCTgcatataaaatataatgacacggatataataataaatgagGTACCAGGCAGTTTTGATCTTTGCTCTActattgaaacaaaaagataTGTGGGAAATTCTGTAATAATTGTCGTCAGTGCAGAATTGGGTGACTATGAAGCAAATTTTGACATGAAAAAGCGGTTAATTGAAAAGTTGATTTACTGCAATGGAGTCGGTGTTAGGAGAATTCTGActataattaataaaatggATCTAATTGATTGGGATATGGACAGATATACAGTTATGAAACATGAATTAGAACTAATATATCAGCAAGTGGGTATCGACATTCTGAAATGTGATTTTATTGGGACTAGTGCAATTACAGGAGAAGCGTTAACTAACGATGGCGATAATCGGAAAAGAATGTTCACAAAAGGCAGTTTCTCATCATTGTTGAATGTTCTGTTATCGTATAAATTGcaattcaaaaaagaagtttTGGAATCAAGCCTAGTGAATAGCCAAGAACAAACGCTATTAGACAGCGAAAAATTAATAGCTATACAAACAGGAAATAAGCATGAACAGCAATTGTCTGTACCTTTTTATATTGAAAGAGgtttgatattgaaaggTCAAAAACTCAAGATAAATAGAACTGGGTTAGAGGTAGTAGTTAAGAGCATTAAAGAGTCActcagaaagaaaaaatcaGTTAATGTAGCAGTTGTTGGGCAATCAGTTGATTTGCTTTTTGAACCATCAGAGGCAATAACAAGTAGcaatatcaacaatattCTAACTTCCTGTAATTCACCTAAGTTAATTGAGACTTCAGAGTTTAACATGAAGATGTGGTCTCTGAAAAATTGTTCTAAGCAACTGGATTTTAATAACATATTAATTTTCTGTGTTGGAAGGTTCCTCAACATCTGTATTTCAAATGTAGAAcaaacagaaaataatgaGAAATTGAATAACTTTCAATACATATTCTGTCGAGCATGTCTAAAAAGTAGTGAGAACATGCTTGCATTTGAGCCTGGTTATGAATCTGCCAAATCTTTTGTGCtattctttgaaaatagGGCTATTGGATTTGGGGAATTGCTGCTGAATGATCGCAGTTTTTGA